The Pseudostreptobacillus hongkongensis genomic sequence GCACAAGGTATGGCAATTTCAGCTAAACTTTCTAATGCTCCATATAGAGTATATGCAATTTTAGGAGATGGAGAATTACAAGAAGGACAAGTTTGGGAAGCGTTTATGTCAGCTGCTCACTTTAATTTAGATAATTTAGTAGCAATAGTTGATTCAAATGATTTACAAATAGATGGAAATGTTTCAAAAGTTATGCCTGTTGAACCTTTAACTGATAAGTTTAAAGCATTTAATTGGCATGTAATAAATATAGACG encodes the following:
- a CDS encoding 1-deoxy-D-xylulose-5-phosphate synthase N-terminal domain-containing protein produces the protein AQGMAISAKLSNAPYRVYAILGDGELQEGQVWEAFMSAAHFNLDNLVAIVDSNDLQIDGNVSKVMPVEPLTDKFKAFNWHVINID